From a region of the Corvus cornix cornix isolate S_Up_H32 chromosome 2, ASM73873v5, whole genome shotgun sequence genome:
- the MRPL53 gene encoding 39S ribosomal protein L53, mitochondrial, which yields MASKMSVVLRPVKSIVVRFCPFEPNVESTRNFLQCIYHKKIQATNTNCQVTADVRHDGSEPVVDVTFADGDRLIMKGANLTTGEMLAALKSRCNAKDLKEEQKNKKKHP from the exons ATGGCGTCCAAGATGAGCGTGGTGCTGCGGCCGGTAAAGAGTATCGTGGTCCGGTTCTGCCCCTTCGAGCCCAACGTGGAGAGCACGAG aaattttctcCAATGTATTTACCATAAAAAAATCCAGGCTACTAATACAAACTGTCAAGTGACTGCTGATGTGAGACATGATGGATCTGAACCAGTTGTAGATGTGACGTTTG CTGATGGAGATCGACTGATAATGAAGGGAGCCAACCTGACGACAGGGGAAATGTTAGCAGCATTGAAGTCCAGATGTAATGCAAAAGACCttaaggaagaacagaaaaacaagaagaagcATCCCTGA
- the LOC104692907 gene encoding fatty acid-binding protein 5, translating into MDSFTTVGAGWSLYLKERLGHNIPRGDSSGSVSPFPGVPVLVCKEGLQYGRPLPRRARSAAAAAAGGTRRAGARRGRGRGAAGAPLALPGSTCCRPRYKGGRGLIAARPSAFHVSTGRRQLQVPPPWPSDAFLGKWCLVSSEGFEEYMKELGVGMAMRKMGSMAKPDVYIIKDGDTITIKTESTFKTSQFSFKLGEKFEENTLDGRKTQTLVSFKDDGSLIQEQEWDGKKTTITRKLVDGQLVVECDMNGVKCVRVYQKA; encoded by the exons ATGGACTCTTTCACCACAGTAGGTGCCGGATGGAGTTTGTATTTGAAGGAGCGTTTAGGCCACAACATCCCTCGGGGGGACAGCTCTGGCAGTGTCTCACCGTTCCCGGGCGTTCCCGTGCTGGTGTGCAAAGAGGGGTTGCAGTAT GGGCGGCCACTGCCGCGGCGTGCCCGctctgccgccgccgccgccgcgggcgGGACTCGCCGGGCGGGGGCTCGGCGGGGAAggggccggggcgcggcgggagcCCCATTGGCTCTTCCCGGCAGCACATGTTGCCGGCCCCGCTATAAAGGCGGCCGCGGCCTCATTGCAGCCCGTCCTTCTGCCTTTCACGTTTCTACAGGACGCCGCCAGCTCCAAGTGCCGCCGCCATGGCCATCGGACGCGTTTTTGGGCAAATGGTGCCTCGTCTCCAGCGAGGGCTTCGAGGAGTACATGAAGGAGCTAG GTGTGGGTATGGCTATGAGAAAAATGGGAAGCATGGCCAAACCAGACGTTTACATTATTAAGGATGGGGACACAATCACCATAAAAACAGAAAGCACCTTCAAAACTTCACAGTTCAGCTTCAAGCTTGGTGAGAAATTTGAGGAAAATACATTAGATGGCAGGAAAACTCAG ACCCTTGTCAGCTTTAAAGATGATGGGTCATTGATTCAAGAGCAGGAATGGGATGGCAAGAAGACCACAATAACAAGGAAGCTAGTTGATGGACAATTGGTGGTG GAATGTGACATGAATGGTGTCAAGTGTGTTCGAGTCTACCAGAAAGCATGA